A genomic window from Salvelinus namaycush isolate Seneca chromosome 21, SaNama_1.0, whole genome shotgun sequence includes:
- the snx20 gene encoding sorting nexin-20: MAERAVPQENTGINTGIQQSNGPYPEATAESLDLEDLHQQGACVYDLCPGPSSSCMTTKELQQHWGAVKHRLKPVKLLFEIPSARTIAQHLSKYVVYQIVLIRSGSYDSKRVSVERRYSDFVHLHQQLLEDFSEELEEVILPRKLLTGNFNPETIWERRLALRDYLAQLYAVRCVRHSRHFLDFFTEPEQRRAHGLLRAGQFGPAVALLETVLELQEKMGGWQSPVLLVPTLCALTVCQRDLEDPESAFTMGQRALPTVRRYGLKRYRGPLLEMMVDLGYQLGRPVAQLQEELVQVRDAERGLVSFRSLKELVVQEFT, translated from the exons GACCTTGAGGATTTGCATCAACAGG GTGCGTGTGTGTATGACCTGTGTCCAGGCCCCAGTTCATCCTGTATGACCACCAAAGAGCTGCAGCAGCACTGGGGCGCGGTGAAGCACAGACTGAAGCCGGTCAAGCTGTTGTTTGAGATTCCTTCTGCACGCACCATAGCGCAGCACCTGTCCAAATACGTT GTGTACCAGATCGTGTTGATCCGGTCAGGCAGCTACGACTCCAAGCGCGTGTCTGTCGAGCGTCGCTATAGTGACTTCGTCCACCTCCACCAGCAGCTCCTTGAAGACTTCAGCGAGGAGCTCGAGGAGGTCATACTTCCCCGGAAACTCCTAACTGGAAATTTTAACCCCGAGACCATCTGGGAACGCCGCCTGGCTCTGCGGGACTACCTGGCCCAGCTCTATGCAGTCCGCTGCGTCCGACATTCCCGCCACTTCCTGGATTTCTTCACTGAGCCCGAGCAAAGACGAGCGCACGGCCTGCTCCGAGCGGGGCAGTTTGGGCCAGCGGTCGCTCTACTAGAGACTGTCCTGGAGCTTCAGGAGAAGATGGGAGGATGGCAGAGTCCTGTTCTGCTGGTGCCCACGTTGTGTGCCCTCACAGTGTGCCAGAGAGACCTGGAAGATCCGGAGTCGGCGTTCACCATGGGCCAGAGGGCGCTGCCCACGGTAAGGCGCTATGGGCTGAAGCGCTACAGAGGGCCACTGCTGGAGATGATGGTGGATCTGGGATACCAGTTAGGGCGACCTGTGGCTCAGCTGCAGGAGGAGTTGGTTCAAGTTAGGGATGCAGAGAGGGGACTGGTGTCTTTTCGCTCCCTTAAGGAGTTGGTGGTGCAGGAGTTTACCTAG